In Juglans microcarpa x Juglans regia isolate MS1-56 chromosome 1S, Jm3101_v1.0, whole genome shotgun sequence, the genomic stretch GTCCTATACATTTTGAAAATAGTTTGCATGCATTtatgattaattaacaatattttgcCGACTGAAAACGGATAATTCTCACGGTagtgatgatcatgatgacctaatatatatatatatatatatatatatatatatattcatgaatgAAACAGTTTATTGAAATTTTGCATTGaaatcccaaatatttcatgatCATTATAATGAATAAACCAAACATAATTAATCTTGTCCCCTGAAAAACTTACATTATCCGCACCATGTGACcggaaaaaattataaatatatagcaGCTTAATTTATATACTTCTAACGTAGTACAGCTAGCCATAATATATCAatcaatcaattatatatatcttactATAAGATCAATTAATTTGATCatgaataattatatcaaaCTATAACTAGTACTATATGACGTTAATTCTATCAAAGGATCCTCTCCTCCAACTTTTGTTGATCGAAAGTAGAAACGATCCTTTGTTAGAATATCGAAATATAATTCCCATCGCTAAGTCCTTGCAGCTCGAACCAGCGGTAATACTGAGATCAGAGAAAGTACTGGGGAGTGAAGGGACATCGTGTGCGGTGAAATAACGTACGTACATCATGTACACTCTTATATATCGCATCTTTTGAAGGAGAAGCTACGCTGAAGCTTGTGGTTTCGCAAACGTTTAGTACTGCTAGCTAGATAGTACTTAATTTGCCCGGCAACCTGCACCTTTTAATTTCCTCCAGCTTTTTCTTGACGAACAAATGCATGGAGTCTTTTGAGTGCAACGTCTACTGTGTGATCGTCCATATTTGCAAAGCAAACCCTAAACCAACCGGGCTCTGTGCAATGGAAAGAAGAGCCTGGGGAAACATTGAGCTTCACCTCGTTGATGATTACGCGCCACAGCACAATCTCAGCCTCCGCTGTTTGCTCTTTAAGGAGCCGGCGCAAatccatccaaacaaaaagGCCAGCATTGCTTTTTAAGCATGTAATCCCCGCCTGCTCAAGTCCCTTTATGAACATTTCATGCCTCTTCGCTAGCCTCCTCGAACTCTCCTCGAGAAAGTTCCCAACAAACTCCTCGTCCAAAAGCATTGAAGCAAGCAGATGTTGAGTTTGAGAAGAAACCAATCCAAAGCTTGACATTTTGCGGCCACAGCTCACCACTGCATCATTGTAGGAGTAAACTATGCCCACCCTAAAGCCGGGGAGGCCCATGTCCTTGGAGAGGCTATAAACAATGTGAATGAGATCACGGTTGCATATTTCAGATCCCATCTCTTCTATGATCTCAGAAACGCTTATGAAACTTGGAGATTTGAAGACTGTGGCTGCATATATTTCGTCGCAAACTAAATGGATATTCTTTTCATTCACAAAGCTCACCAGGCTTGTTAATGTCTCTCTGTCTAAAAGGGTTCCCAAAGGGTTTGATGGATTTGCCAGGAGCAAGCCCTTTATCTTGATGTTGTCTTCAATGGCCTTCTCATATGCTGCTTCTAATGCTGCTTTTGTTATCAGGAAACCATTGGAGCTATCACAGTCAACAGGAAGAATC encodes the following:
- the LOC121247251 gene encoding 1-aminocyclopropane-1-carboxylate synthase 1-like codes for the protein MELSKNPGQLLSSIATNERHGENSPYFDGWKAYEENPYHPIKNKDGVIQMGLAENQMCFDLIEEWIKKNPKASICTAEGVDEFKNIAIFQDYHGLPEFRQALASFMRRVRGGRVRFDPDRIVMSGGATGANELIMFCLADPGDAFLVPSPYYPAFDRDMGWRTGVQILPVDCDSSNGFLITKAALEAAYEKAIEDNIKIKGLLLANPSNPLGTLLDRETLTSLVSFVNEKNIHLVCDEIYAATVFKSPSFISVSEIIEEMGSEICNRDLIHIVYSLSKDMGLPGFRVGIVYSYNDAVVSCGRKMSSFGLVSSQTQHLLASMLLDEEFVGNFLEESSRRLAKRHEMFIKGLEQAGITCLKSNAGLFVWMDLRRLLKEQTAEAEIVLWRVIINEVKLNVSPGSSFHCTEPGWFRVCFANMDDHTVDVALKRLHAFVRQEKAGGN